The Haloferax volcanii DS2 DNA segment CCGACCGGCGATGTCGTCGAGGCGTTCGCGGACCGTCACGAGTTCCTCCTCGCGCTTGGCGAGCGTCTCCTCGACGCTGTCGAGGCGGTCGAAGCCGGCGTCGATGTTTCGCGAGGCGGTTTCGAGCCGCTCGTCGTGGTCGTCGAGTCGGCCTTCGACGGTCTCGAACTGCTCGTTGTGGGATTCGAGCCAGCCGTGGTAGTCGTCGAGGGTGTCTTCGGCGGTGTCGAGGTCGGACGCGAGGCCTTCGAGCCTGCCGTCGTGGTCGTCGAGGCGGCTCTCGGCGTCCGCGACTCGGGTAGCGACGCGGTCGGAGCGGTCGTCGACCGCGGCGATGGTCTCTTCGGCCGCGTCGAGCCGTGAGGTCGCGTCATCGACCGACTCGACCGCGCCGTCGACCATCGAGTCGAGGGCGTCGAGGTCCTCGCGGAACGCGGTCATCTCGGCGCGGAACTCGGAGACGAGGTCGCTCCCGGTCCCCTCCTCGTCGATGAACTCCGCGAGCGCATCGGAGTACGCCGCGATGTCCTCCATCTGCGACTGGAGGCGGCGGATGCGAACGTCGGTACTCCGTCGCGTCTCGGCGTCGACCGCCTCGCGGATGACTTCGAGGTCGTCTTCGTCGGCCGCGCCCGACCGAATCTCGGCGGCGAGCGCCCCGACGAGTCCGTCCGCGTCAGGTGCGGGCGCGCTTCCGGTCGCGCCGGTGTCGGCGTCCGTCTCGGCATCGGCGTCTGCAGCCTCGGCCTCGACATCGACATCGGGCTGTTCGAGGTGTGCGGTCACGGCCGGCGCGGTGTCGGTGGCGACCGCGCGCGGGCCGGTCGATTCGGCGGACTCGTCGTCGGCTTCCCCGTCGTCGCCGAGCACGTCGTCGTCGGGCGAGGGCGTGGAGACCGACTCGTCGCCGTCGTCGGCCGCCTGCGCCTCGGCCGCCTCGGAGTCGGTCTCCCCGTCGTCTCCGCCAGCGAAGGCGGCCGCGAGGTCGCCGTCACTCGGCTCGTCGCCGGCGGCGTCTGCGGTATCTGCGGCGGTCGCGTCCGTCTCGGCGGCGTCGGCTGCTTCGGCCTCCGAGTCGGGGTCGGCGGGCGCGTCGAGGACGACTTCCCCCTCGTCCTCTGGGTCCGCGTCGTCGGCGTCCGACTCGTCGCGGGGCGGGTCGCGGTTGCCCGCGAGCACGTCTCGAACGATTTGACTGCGGTCTTCCCCGAGGATGTCGTCGATGTCGTCGGGGTCGATGCCGCCG contains these protein-coding regions:
- a CDS encoding coiled-coil domain-containing protein produces the protein MSRESEGVTSVSDGEVTVDKTFAADEFPVPAIKFVIRSTRDEATRIRVIDRIPKSFPMESVGFHPDFESDNWTAYKDHRVEYERTLDPGEELVTVYGIRITDGHDQTDFLEEPTLERIPVDGGIDPDDIDDILGEDRSQIVRDVLAGNRDPPRDESDADDADPEDEGEVVLDAPADPDSEAEAADAAETDATAADTADAAGDEPSDGDLAAAFAGGDDGETDSEAAEAQAADDGDESVSTPSPDDDVLGDDGEADDESAESTGPRAVATDTAPAVTAHLEQPDVDVEAEAADADAETDADTGATGSAPAPDADGLVGALAAEIRSGAADEDDLEVIREAVDAETRRSTDVRIRRLQSQMEDIAAYSDALAEFIDEEGTGSDLVSEFRAEMTAFREDLDALDSMVDGAVESVDDATSRLDAAEETIAAVDDRSDRVATRVADAESRLDDHDGRLEGLASDLDTAEDTLDDYHGWLESHNEQFETVEGRLDDHDERLETASRNIDAGFDRLDSVEETLAKREEELVTVRERLDDIAGRLDETVDRLEGAESSAAEATEQASTLHDEVGDIREDIADLDGDIVETREALDDRLAEIQSRVEDAAADEEIEALRDDIRELDDTVAELETFRERLAGAFGTGMGGGPAAGDDGDTDEAE